AAACCATAATAGCCGTTCCCAAAGCCAATCTGGCGGAAATGGGCTAACCGAATCAACAAAGGAGAAACACCAATGGCGGAAAAAGAAGAAAAAGTCCTGTTTATCTGCACCCACGCCGGGGATGATCCGGAAAAGGCGGCCATGCCTTTTGTCATGGCCTGCGCGGCCCTGGCCATGGACGTCAAGGCCCTGGTGGTTTTGCAGGGCGAGGGCGTTTTCCTGGCTAAAAAAGGCTACTGCGAAACCCTGGCTAAACCGGGAGGCTTTGAATCCCTGACCAAACTGATTGCTGATTTTCTGGAATTGGGAGGGGAACTGAAGGTCTGTGTCCCCTGTATCAGGATCCGTAATATTGCCGAATCCGATCTGATTGATAAGACCGGGACAACGGCTGCCGGCCAACTCATCACCGAATCGCTCAAGGCCAACGCCGTCTTTACCTATTAAGCCTTCAGGTTCTGTGGGGCGCCACGAGGCATGAAAATGCTTCACAAGGCGATAGGCAATGGGCCAGGGGCTATAGGTTAAATGATCTTAAGATTTTTCCTTCACCCATAGCCTATAGCCTATTGCCCATCGCCATTTTGAGTTTTTTCGCACTTGAAACTTGCATCTTGCATCTTGAACCCTTTTTTTCTTATTAAAATACCGTCTCCCCAATAGAAATATACAGGCAATACCTTATTTTTCATTTACGGAAATGAAGATAGTATCTATGAAGGTAATATTAAAAAAAAATAAAGGTTGTTGCGTTCGTAAAAAGCTATGAAACGCCGCATTGCGGGGCTGTATCAGAAAATAACTTGGCAATAAAAAAGCTAAGTTATTTGGAAGTCTAAAAGCGCCGATTACGTCATTCCCGTGAAAACGGGAATCCAGTGTTTTAAATTAGGACGCTGATTTTCGCCGATACCCGCAGATAACTACTCTATATATTCAAAATCTTGGCAATCTGCGTCGATCTGCGTCCAAAAAGGAAATTCCTATACCCTTAAATTAGTTACATATAGCCTGGATTCCCGCCTTCGCGGGAATGACGAGTTATTACGAGACCATCAAGGTTTGGATTACCAAGGGTCGACGTGGGTTGAAAGGAGTGGTTTGCATGAAGAGGCCCCTTATTGGCTTGTTGGTGGTATTCTTTTTCTTTGGTGTCGTCGGGCCGGGAAAAAGTAATGGCCTGGAAAAACAAATCGCCCTGAAAGAGGCCGTTAAAACCGCCCTTGAAGAAAACCATGACCTCCGGGCCATGGGAAACAGGCTTTTCGCCCAGGAAGCCGATATCGGTATGGCCCGCAGTGCCTTCCTTCCAAAAATCGCCTTCGAGGAGAGGGCCACCCGCACCAACAACCCGCCGACGGCCTTTATGATGAAACTGAATCAAGGCCGGTTTTCCCAATCCGACTTTGAGATCGGTTCCCTCAACAACCCCCAACCGGTTACCGACCTCCAGACCCTGTTGACCCTTGAACAACCGCTTTATGACCCGAAAGTCTCCCTTGGGCTGGCTATGGCCCAAAAGGAACATGCGGCTCAGAATGAAAGCTATTACAGAAAAAAGGAGGAGCTGACCCTGAAAGTCGCCCGGGTCTATCTCCAGGTCCATACGGCTAAAGCGTTTATTGAAGTCAGCCAAAAGGCCCTCGAAGATGCCCGGGAACACTTGAGGGTCGTCGAAGTAAGATACAAAAATGGGCTGGGTCTTTACTCCGATATCCTGAGGGCCTCAACGGCCGTCACTTCGGCCGAGCAACAAATGGTCAGCGCCGAGAAAAATCTGGCCGTGTCTAAGAGGATGTTGGGGCTCCTCCTGGGGAAAACCGATCCTCTGGATACGGATGATCAAAATATCAGCCTCCCTTTGAACCCCATTAATTATTATACCGGGGCCTCTGAGGGAAGAAAAGACCTCAAGGCCCTGAAGATGCGCCACGAGAATGCCCAAAGCACGGTTAAGCTGGCGGAAGCCAAATATTTTCCGACCATCCATCTGGGAGGGACGTATCAGCTCAACGACCACAATACGCCTTTGGGTTCCGAGGGAAAATCCTGGCTTTTGTCTGCCGCCCTCCGCTGGGATTTGTTTGATGGGATGAACCGCAAATATGAGCGGGCCAAAGCCCTCCAAACGGTTAAGGAAACGGAAGAGCTGCTGAAAGGCCTTGACCAGATGGTCAGCTTCAAAATCCATGAGGCCTATCTGACGGTTCAAGAAGCGCAAAAAAATGCCGAGTTGGCCAGGGCGGCCCTCAAGACCGCCGAGGAAGGCCAGCGGCTGGTCAAGAGCCGCTATGAAAATTCCCTTTCCCCCCTGGTGGACTTTCTCGATGTCCAGGTGCACCTGAACCAGGCCAGGGCCGACCGGGTGGCCAAAGAGAATGAATATCTCTTTGCCCTGATCCATCTCGGATTCGAAAGCGGCACTATCCTGAAGGATTTAAATATAGAGTAAAGTTAGTGACAATGAACTCGTGAAAAATCGTCATTCCCTCGCAGGTTTTCGCGAGAATGACAAAATTGGGCTATTGATGATTGGAGGCATGTTTGATGAAAAGGCCCCTTCCCTTCTGGCTCATGGCCATGCTCTTGCTTTTTATAGGTTGCCGGGAAAAAGAACCCCATCCTTCTTCCCAAGCCCAAAGACCAATTGTGACCGGTGTATCCCTGCTCAAGGTTTCTCCTTCTTCAATAGATTCCTTCTATGAAACATCGGGCACCGTCAAGGCCGGGGCAATCAGTATCGTGGCCAGCCGCAGTCTGGGAACGGTAACGGCCGTCAAGGTCCGGGAAGGCGATCTGGTAAAGGCCGGAGAGGTCCTGGTTACCATAGACGACCGGGATCTGGCCCAGAAGGTGGTTCAGGCCGAAACAGCCAACCAGGAGGCCTTAAAGGCCCTTGAGGTGGCCGGGCAGAACAGATCCCTGGCCGAGGTTACCTTCCGGCGATACGCCAATCTCCATTCGGAAAAAGTGATCACCCAGCAGGAGATGGACCAGATAGAAACCCGGAAAAAGGTGGCCGAGACGGAATATGACCGTTTCCAGGAAACCGTCAAGCGGACCAGGGCCGCTGTGGAGGAAGCCAGGATCTATCATGGATTTACCAGGGTGACTGCCCCGGTCTCCGGCCTGATTACCGAGAAGAAGATCGATCCGGGGAGTCTGGCTGCTCCGGGGATGCCCCTTTTGACTATTGAAGATACCTCCCAATTCAAAGTTGAAGCCTCAGTGGATGAACGTTTGGTCCAAAAAATAAAGAATGGGAGCCCGGTCTCTATTCTCCTTAATTCCAGCGGTGAACGGATTTCCGGTTTCATCAGGGAAATCGTTCCGGCCATCGATCCGGCCTCCAGGACCTTCCTGATCAAGATTCCCCTGAAAGGACGGGGCTTAAAAAGCGGCCTCTACTGTAAAGTCCTTATTCCGGAAGGGCAAAAAGAAACAATCCTGGTTCCGAAAAAAGCTGTGGTGGAAAAGGGGCAACTGGAAGGGGTCTATGTGGTGGATGACCGGAAGGTGATGACCTTCCGCCTCATCAGGACAGGGAAAGCCCATGAAGACCGGAGAGAGGTTCTTTCCGGACTGAAGGGCGGAGAAGAGGTGGTCGTGGAGGGTGTGGAGCGGGCCATTGACGGAGGATGGGTAAAACCGTGAGTCTCAGAATACTCGGATTTGCCGGAACGGTCGCCAAGACCTTCATCAAATCAAAGCTGACGCCTCTCATCGTCATCGCCTCGATCTTTCTCGGCCTGTTTGCCATAGTGGTGACCCCCAGGGAGGAAGAGCCCCAGATTATCGTTCCCATGATCGACGTTATGGTCCACTATCCCGGGGCCTCGGCCCAGGAGGTGGATGAACGGGTCACCAAACCCATGTCCAAGTTCCTCTGGGAAATAAAAGGGGTGGAATACATCTATACCCTGTCGAAACCGGGGATGAGCATGGCCATCGTCCGGTTTTATGTCGGCCAGGACCTGGAGAAAAGCCTGGTCAACCTCTACAACAAGCTCATGTCGAATTACGACAAGATCCCTCCCGGCGTTTCACAGCCCCTGGTCAAACCCAAATCCATAGACGATGTCCCCATCCTTTCCTTTACCCTCTGGAGTTCCTCCTATACCGGCTATGAACTGCGCAGGGTGGCCCAGGAGGTGGGCGATGAGCTGAAAAAGGATAAGGACGTCGCCGAATTCCAGATCATCGGCGGCCAAAAAAGGCAGATCCGGATTGTCTGGGAGCCCCTTCGCCTGAACGCTTTTCATCTGACACCCGGCCAGCTTGAGGGGGCTTTGCGGAAGGCCAATTTCCTTTTACCTTCCGGCCGATTTCCGGCCGGAAGCCAGGAATTCATTGTGGAGACCGGCGGGTTTTTAAAAGAGGTTCAGGAAGTGGGCAATCTGGTCCTGATCGTGGCCGACGGGAGACCGGTCTATTTGAGGGATGTGGCCCGGATTATCGACGGTCCCGAGGAGCCGTCAAACTATGTTTTTATGGGTTTCGGTCCGGGGGAGAAAAAGGCCCCCGGAGGGACTTTCGAAGCCGTCACCCTGTCCATTGCCAAAAAAAAGGGGACCAATGCCACGCAGATTGCCGAAAGGGCTATGGAAAAGATAGAAGCCCTGAAAGGCAACCGGATCCCCTCGGGAATTGAGATCACCACCACCAGAAATTATGGCGAGACGGCCAGGGATAAATCCAATGAATTGCTCAAGCACATGTTTCTGGCGGCCCTATCGGTCACCATCCTCATTGCCCTGGCCCTGGGCTGGCGGGAGGCCATCGTGGTGGCCGTGGCTGTTCCGGTCACCCTGGCCCTGACCATTCTGGTGACTTATCTGGTGGGCTATACCCTGAACCGGGTAACCCTCTTTGCCCTCATCTTCTCCATCGGCATTCTGGTGGATGATGCCATCGTGGTGGTCGAAAATATCCACCGTCATTTCAAGATGAGCCGGGTGGATCCGGAAGTGGCCGTCCTGGCCGTCGATGAGGTGGGCAACCCCACGGTACTGGCCACCTTTGCAGTTATAGCCGCCCTGCTTCCCATGGCGGCGGTCTCGGGACTCATGGGGCCTTATATGAGACCCATCCCGGTAGGGGCCTCGGCGGCCATGGTCATCTCCCTGCTCATTGCCTTCATCATCAGTCCCTGGCTGAGCTTCATCGTCCTGAAAGGAACGAAAGGTGGCACAGCCGGCGAAAAAGAAGAAGGAAAGATTCTGGCCAAATTCAACCATCTCTATGAACGAAACCTCCGTTCCCTTCTGGAGAACAAAAAAAAGAGGATCGGGTTTTTCATCCTGATCATTGTGCTCTTGTTGGCAGCCTTCTCCCTGATCCCGCTCAAATGGATGACGGTCAAGATGCTTCCTTTTGACAACAAGAGTGAACTCCAGGTGGTCATCGACCTTCCGGAAAGTGCCAGCCTGGAAGAAACAGCGGCCCTGACCCGAAAGATCAGCGACTATCTCCGGACCGTACCGGAAGTGACCAACACCCAATCGTACATCGGCACCTCGGCCCCCTTCAATTTTAACGGTCTGGTGCGCCATTATTTCTTGAGGTCCGCCGGCAACCAGGCCGATATTCAGGTCAATTTCGTGGTCAAGGAAGAAAGGAAGGCCCAAAGCCACGAAATCGCCAAAAGGATCAGACCGGAGATCAAGAGACTGGGCGACCAATACCAGGCCCGGGTAAAGGTGGTGGAGATCCCCCCGGGGCCTCCGGTTTTAAGCACCCTGGTGGCCGAGATCTACGGACCGGATCATGGCCGACAAATCGAGATCGCCCGGCAGGTCAAGGATATTTTCACCCGGGCCCCGGGGGTGGTCGATGTCGACTGGTATGTGGAACAGGACCAGAAAAAAATCTTTTTCATGGTCGATAAAGAAAAAGCGGCCTTTAATGGAATCGGTACCGAGGAGGTCGCCCGGGCCGTTCAAACGACCCTGAACGGGACCGTGGCCGGCCTGGCCCACCTGGTCAGGGACAAGGAGCCGGTAGAGCTTCTTCTCCGATCCCCTCTTTCAGAGCGGGCCGGAACAAAGGCCCTGGGAGGGATAACCCTCCTATCCGCCACCGGTAAAGCCGTGCCCCTGGCCGAACTGGTCAAGGTCCAGGAAGGGATCGAAGATAAAACCATCTATCGGAAGAACCTGAAGCGGGTGGTCTACGTCATCGGGGATGTGGCAGGCACCGAGGAAAGTCCGGTCTATCCTATACTGAAGATGAAGGAACAGGTCAGGAACCTGAAACTCCCGGAAGGCTATGAGCTGAAACAATATTCTGCGGTCCAACCCTGGATGGAAGATAAATACTCTATGAAATGGGACGGCGAATGGCACATCACCTATGAGGTCTTCCGCGACCTGGGGTTGGCCTTCGGGGTGGTCCTGATACTGATTTACGTCATGGTCGTGGGCTGGTTTAAATCCTTTCTGGTGCCGCTGGTGATCATGGCCCCAATCCCTTTGTCCCTGATCGGTATCCTGCCGGGACATGCCGTGATGGGGGCCTTCTTTACCGCCACCTCCATGATCGGTTTTATCGCCGGGGCCGGGATCGTGGTCCGCAATTCCATCATCCTGGTGGATTTTGTCGATCTCAAAATCGCCGAGGGGGTGCCCCTTAAGGAGGCGGTGATCCAGGCCGGCATCATCCGCTTCAGACCCATGCTCCTGACCGCCGCCGCCGTGGTTGTCGGCTCTTCCGTGATCCTTTTCGACCCGATCTTTCAGGGTATGGCCATTGCCCTCATGTCGGGCGAAGTGGCGGCCACCTTTCTTTCCAGGACCATGGTGCCGGTCCTGTGCTACCTGCTGCGGGCCAGGCAGTCCGAAGGCCTGTTAAAGTGCGACATCGATACGGCCCCCCCGGACCCCCAAAAAACCGAGGAGTGTCCGACATGAGGGTTAAAAAAAACTCCAAATCCAACGACACACAAAACTCATTTTCCTCTTTTGCTGGATGCCTCCTATTTATGCACCTTCCTTTAAAGAGTTGACACACACCTACCAAATGGATAGGATTAATAATCCAGCAATTTCGGAAGCGATGGATTCGTAAAAAGTGGGAAAACGCCACTTGGTCATTTCGAATTGTCTCTTCTGTCATTTCGACTAAAGGAGAACCCTTGCCTGATCCGGTTGTTCTGAGATCCCTGACATGCATTCGGAATAACAGAAGGGATTTTTTTCAAACTTATCGTAGATGCAAATTTCCTGATTCCCCAATCCCCTGAATTCCTAACTCGCTGAAGGAAAAAGGCATGACCAAAATCCTTGTTGTCGATGATCGGCCCATGGACCGGGAGCTTTTAAAGACTCTGCTCCAATATGCCCGGTACCAGATTCTTGAGGCCGCCGATGGTGCCGAGGCGTTGCAAATGGTCCGGACCGAACACCCTGATCTGGTTATCTCCGACGTTCTCCTGCCTAAAATGGATGGCTACGAACTGGTGCAGCGGCTGCGGGCCGATCCATCGACCGCTCAGACCTTGGTCATCTTCTATACGGCGGTGTTTAACGAGCAAGAAGCTCGAGTCCTGGCTTCAGAGGTGGGTGTAACCCGCATACTCATAAAACCGACGGACCCGCAAAAAATCCTGGATATGGTAGCTGAGGTCCTTCAGGCCAAAAGAACCGAGGTCATTCTTTCTCCACCCCCCAATTTCGATCAAAAACACTATCAACTGCTGATAGACAAACTCATTCTCCAGGTTGATGCCTTCCGCCAAAGTGAGGAACGATATCGTTCACTATTTGAAAACATGTTGGAAGGATTTGCTTATTGTCGGATGTTGTTTGTGGATGACAGGCCCCAGGACTTTGTCTACCTCGACGTCAACGACAAATTTGTAGAACTGACCGGACTAAAAAATGTCGTCGGCAGGCAGGCCACCGTGGTCATCCCGGGCCTCAAGACCTCCAATCCGGAATTGTTTGAGATTTATGGAAGGGTGGCCCGAACCGGGAAACCCGAACGGTTTGAAATCTATTTGGAGTCTTTGGGAATCTGGCTCTCCATAGCAGCCTATAGTCCGAAAAAAAATCATTTTGTGGCCGTTTTTGATAACATCACCGAGAGGAAGGAAGCCGAGGCGGAAATCCGCCGGCTTAATGTTGACTTGGAACAACGGGTCCTCGAACGAACGATCCAGTTGGAGGCGGCCAACAGGGAGTTGGGGTCCTTTTCCTATTCCGTATCCCATGACCTGCGTGCCCCCCTAAGGGCCATTGACGGCTTCAGCCGGGCCTTGTTGGAAGATTACCGTATGGCCTTAGACGAAAAAGGGCGGAAATACCTGGACCGGGTGCGCGCCGCCACCCAGCGGATGGGGCAGTTGATTGATGATTTGCTTAAACTCTCGCGAGTGACCCAGGCCGAGATGACCCGTCAGCAGGTGAATCTCAGCCGGATAATTGAGGTGTTGGCTCGTGAATTGGAGATATGCCAGCCGGAGCGGCGGGTGGAATGGGTTATCGCCCCAAACGTCATGGCTGACGGAGACGAACGGTTATTAGAGATCGCCCTGAAAAATCTCCTGGACAATGCCTGGAAATTCACCGGACGAAAACCTTCCTTTCGCATAGAATTCGGCGTCCGGCACCAGGAGGGATCAGTGGTTTATTTTATACGGGATGACGGCGCCGGCTTTGACCAGACTTACAGCGGCAAACTGTTCGGCACTTTTCAGCGCCTTCACAGCAGAGAGGAATTCGAAGGAACCGGAGTGGGGCTAGCCATTGTGCAGCGCATCATCCACCGCCACGGCGGACACATCTGGGCTGAAGGGGTCGTCGACCTGGGAGCCACTTTTTATTTTACCCTTGAACCGGCCGCCAAAGGTTTATGAAGATCAATATTGGTCCGCCAGGAGATCGACTTGATATACAAATTACCGGGAGAGAAACCATTGAACCAAGAAGAAAAACGAATCATCACCTTGACCACGGCCTCCCATTCCCTGATCCATCTTTTAGAAGGCGTCCTGCCTCCTTTGA
The nucleotide sequence above comes from Deltaproteobacteria bacterium. Encoded proteins:
- a CDS encoding DsrE family protein, giving the protein MAEKEEKVLFICTHAGDDPEKAAMPFVMACAALAMDVKALVVLQGEGVFLAKKGYCETLAKPGGFESLTKLIADFLELGGELKVCVPCIRIRNIAESDLIDKTGTTAAGQLITESLKANAVFTY
- a CDS encoding TolC family protein, which produces MKRPLIGLLVVFFFFGVVGPGKSNGLEKQIALKEAVKTALEENHDLRAMGNRLFAQEADIGMARSAFLPKIAFEERATRTNNPPTAFMMKLNQGRFSQSDFEIGSLNNPQPVTDLQTLLTLEQPLYDPKVSLGLAMAQKEHAAQNESYYRKKEELTLKVARVYLQVHTAKAFIEVSQKALEDAREHLRVVEVRYKNGLGLYSDILRASTAVTSAEQQMVSAEKNLAVSKRMLGLLLGKTDPLDTDDQNISLPLNPINYYTGASEGRKDLKALKMRHENAQSTVKLAEAKYFPTIHLGGTYQLNDHNTPLGSEGKSWLLSAALRWDLFDGMNRKYERAKALQTVKETEELLKGLDQMVSFKIHEAYLTVQEAQKNAELARAALKTAEEGQRLVKSRYENSLSPLVDFLDVQVHLNQARADRVAKENEYLFALIHLGFESGTILKDLNIE
- a CDS encoding efflux RND transporter periplasmic adaptor subunit is translated as MKRPLPFWLMAMLLLFIGCREKEPHPSSQAQRPIVTGVSLLKVSPSSIDSFYETSGTVKAGAISIVASRSLGTVTAVKVREGDLVKAGEVLVTIDDRDLAQKVVQAETANQEALKALEVAGQNRSLAEVTFRRYANLHSEKVITQQEMDQIETRKKVAETEYDRFQETVKRTRAAVEEARIYHGFTRVTAPVSGLITEKKIDPGSLAAPGMPLLTIEDTSQFKVEASVDERLVQKIKNGSPVSILLNSSGERISGFIREIVPAIDPASRTFLIKIPLKGRGLKSGLYCKVLIPEGQKETILVPKKAVVEKGQLEGVYVVDDRKVMTFRLIRTGKAHEDRREVLSGLKGGEEVVVEGVERAIDGGWVKP
- a CDS encoding efflux RND transporter permease subunit; the protein is MGKTVSLRILGFAGTVAKTFIKSKLTPLIVIASIFLGLFAIVVTPREEEPQIIVPMIDVMVHYPGASAQEVDERVTKPMSKFLWEIKGVEYIYTLSKPGMSMAIVRFYVGQDLEKSLVNLYNKLMSNYDKIPPGVSQPLVKPKSIDDVPILSFTLWSSSYTGYELRRVAQEVGDELKKDKDVAEFQIIGGQKRQIRIVWEPLRLNAFHLTPGQLEGALRKANFLLPSGRFPAGSQEFIVETGGFLKEVQEVGNLVLIVADGRPVYLRDVARIIDGPEEPSNYVFMGFGPGEKKAPGGTFEAVTLSIAKKKGTNATQIAERAMEKIEALKGNRIPSGIEITTTRNYGETARDKSNELLKHMFLAALSVTILIALALGWREAIVVAVAVPVTLALTILVTYLVGYTLNRVTLFALIFSIGILVDDAIVVVENIHRHFKMSRVDPEVAVLAVDEVGNPTVLATFAVIAALLPMAAVSGLMGPYMRPIPVGASAAMVISLLIAFIISPWLSFIVLKGTKGGTAGEKEEGKILAKFNHLYERNLRSLLENKKKRIGFFILIIVLLLAAFSLIPLKWMTVKMLPFDNKSELQVVIDLPESASLEETAALTRKISDYLRTVPEVTNTQSYIGTSAPFNFNGLVRHYFLRSAGNQADIQVNFVVKEERKAQSHEIAKRIRPEIKRLGDQYQARVKVVEIPPGPPVLSTLVAEIYGPDHGRQIEIARQVKDIFTRAPGVVDVDWYVEQDQKKIFFMVDKEKAAFNGIGTEEVARAVQTTLNGTVAGLAHLVRDKEPVELLLRSPLSERAGTKALGGITLLSATGKAVPLAELVKVQEGIEDKTIYRKNLKRVVYVIGDVAGTEESPVYPILKMKEQVRNLKLPEGYELKQYSAVQPWMEDKYSMKWDGEWHITYEVFRDLGLAFGVVLILIYVMVVGWFKSFLVPLVIMAPIPLSLIGILPGHAVMGAFFTATSMIGFIAGAGIVVRNSIILVDFVDLKIAEGVPLKEAVIQAGIIRFRPMLLTAAAVVVGSSVILFDPIFQGMAIALMSGEVAATFLSRTMVPVLCYLLRARQSEGLLKCDIDTAPPDPQKTEECPT
- a CDS encoding response regulator; amino-acid sequence: MTKILVVDDRPMDRELLKTLLQYARYQILEAADGAEALQMVRTEHPDLVISDVLLPKMDGYELVQRLRADPSTAQTLVIFYTAVFNEQEARVLASEVGVTRILIKPTDPQKILDMVAEVLQAKRTEVILSPPPNFDQKHYQLLIDKLILQVDAFRQSEERYRSLFENMLEGFAYCRMLFVDDRPQDFVYLDVNDKFVELTGLKNVVGRQATVVIPGLKTSNPELFEIYGRVARTGKPERFEIYLESLGIWLSIAAYSPKKNHFVAVFDNITERKEAEAEIRRLNVDLEQRVLERTIQLEAANRELGSFSYSVSHDLRAPLRAIDGFSRALLEDYRMALDEKGRKYLDRVRAATQRMGQLIDDLLKLSRVTQAEMTRQQVNLSRIIEVLARELEICQPERRVEWVIAPNVMADGDERLLEIALKNLLDNAWKFTGRKPSFRIEFGVRHQEGSVVYFIRDDGAGFDQTYSGKLFGTFQRLHSREEFEGTGVGLAIVQRIIHRHGGHIWAEGVVDLGATFYFTLEPAAKGL